The DNA region AGGATTTCTGACTAGGTTGCACTCCGAAAGCGTGGCACATAAATCGTCTATTTTATCATTCTTCTCAATCATGTTTGCTTGAATTTTCTTCTTGTCCTTCTTTGGTGCACGACATTCAGCAGCCTTATGTCCAACCATTCCACAGTTGTGGCAATTACCTTTGAACTTCTTTTTGCTTGGGTAATTCTTTGGACCAGAcgacttctttctctttttgctcgTTGAAGCTTCCTCGACAATATTTGCACCCATAATtattgaatttccacgagacttcttctcagCAGCCTTGTTGTCCTCTTCAAGCTGTAGACGAACAATAAGGTCTTCAAGCGTCATCTCCTGCACTTATATTTCAAGTAATTCTTAAAGTCCTTCCACAGCTGAGGCAGCTTTTCAATAAATGCGCAACTTGAAACGCTTCATTTATGACTATACCTTCAATcataaatttataattagtaaaataattaatatcTTGAATAAAAATATTGACTCGGTTTATACCTTCAGCTAGGAGGtcatgaacaataacttgcaaTTCTTGGACTTGCGTTATGACAGATTTACCGTCAACCattttgaaatccaaaaattTGGCGGCCACAAACTTCTTTAGTCCAGCATCTTCAGTATTGTACTTCTTTTCAAGAGCATTCCACAATTCTCTTGATGTTTTCATGATGCTATAAACATTGTACAAGCCGTCTTCCAAGCAACTTAAAATATAGTTTTTGCATAAGAAGTCAGAATGATTTCATGCCTCGGTGACCACAAATCACTCATTTTCAGGAGTTTCTTCTCCCAGAACTGGAACGTCGTCGTTGATAAAGCGCTGTAAACTGGGTGTGGTCATGTAGAAGAACATTTTCTGCTGCCAACGCTTAAAGTCCACACCGAAAAACTTTTCGGGTTTTTCTGTCGGTGCCATCGCCGGTGCAGGAGTTGTGCAACTTGAAGACGTAGTTGTCATTGCAGCAGTAGTCCCAACAGAACTATTTTGTTGTTCCGCACTTGTTGTTATTTTTCTGTAAAGGAAATTGACAAACAGAATTAGTATCtcggtgaagtttttatatcttcaaactgAATAAAAGCAACCGAGTTTTTATATATCAGATTGAGTAGAAAGTCACAAAGACTTTAATCTCAAATGGGAGTAGAAAAAATAGAAGTAGAAAATCAATAAGATTTTAGTCTCCCAAGACAGAATGTAAGATGAATatagaaataaattttaaattccttaagcttatTGTCATTTGTCTGTATTCAAAACCAGTAAATCAATAAATGTTAATTTAAGGAAAAAACAAAGCAGAGAAAATTCCGAGCCCACAAGTTTcttgtgtttccttaaggaattaaATCCCCTCACAATATCCAAGGTGGCggattaattcctcccaggatagatcggaataactattctgtgatagcggcacttcaaatcacagaatttcagCGAACTCAAATGGCGGAGCAAATCACACAAAATGCTTACGTTTTGCTTTTGAATAACCAATGTAGTATGCAGAAAATTGAGGGGAGAGATTTCAGATTTTTCAGTTGTGGAAAATGAGGCTAAACCTCTCTATTTATAGACAATGAAAGGGtgagatgaagaggtgcaatCCAAGAGATGCCtcttccattttccattcacacccTAATGAAAGAGAGATGAAGAGATGCAATCCAAGAGGTGCCTCTTCCATTTACCATTCACACCCCTTAATAAAAACGCAACACTTTATTCAAAATTGAGTGAGtaatagttgctcatgacttagacAATGTTTATCTAGTTTAAAACATCTCTATCGGCCTTTTGACTAAAATCAATGTTATGGTTATCTAATCCAAGAGAAAGTAAAAATGTTCTCAAGATGAAAAAATGCAGCACTTCTCTTTGTTTTTAAGAATGAACAGAATAAATGCCATCATCTAATTCAGTTTTTTCCGGTaaccttttctttatattttcttcAATCAGTTAACATATTATTTTATTAACATTAGAGTGATAGTCAAATTTTAACCTCATATGCATGCGCATGATAAGTATCATTTAATTCATTAGATGTTATCGCATCCTTTTTCCCAGCTTTCAGAATGCCGAAAAAACTGCTCTAAAGCTGGTAAAAACTGGCTAATGATTGGGTTGGTAATTTAtctataaagaagaaaaataatactGTAATATAGACATCTTATGTTCTGAGCTTTTGGAATCTTGCTAAATAACTCAAAACACAACCTTAAGATGGTGTAAAATTTCTCCATGTAGTGGCACTGTACCCTTCAACTCCAGCACAATATTTAATTCATATAAACTATCTTTTAAGTTGTTataccttttcttttcttttttctattttggaACCTTTCCCACAGGAATCTTTCTTTGCTCAGTGCATTAGTGCTCATTCCATCAAGATTTCCCATAGATGGATTCAAAAAAAGTAGCACCAGAAACAATCCCAGCTTCCTCAAGCTCCtcttctttctcatcttcaacTACTTCCTAATCAATTCGCCAACCTATGCATCTCTTCCACTCCCAAAGAAGATCTCCCAACCAAGTCCGGCTATCTCATCGTCAATTCCACCACCAACTCCGTCATTTTCCTCAAGCTCCtcttctttctcatcttcaacTACTTCCTAATCAATTCATCAACCTATGCATCTCTTCTACTCCCAAAGAAGATCTCCCAACCAAGTCCGGCTACCTCATCGTCAATTCCACCACCAACTCCGCCATTTTCTACACCTTCTATGAAGCCCGAAATCTTACCATACAGCTCCCTAAAACGCCAATTCTCATTTGGCTCCAAGGTGGCCCTAGATGCTCCTTTATACTTGGCAACTTCTATGAGCTAGGCCCTTGGTGCGCGACATCTTCTCACGGGCAAAACGTCAAACATATCTCACTCAAGCCTAATCTTACATCTTGGAATCGGATTTTTGGCCTCCTTTTTCTTGATAATTCCATTGGTGTTGGATTTAGCATTGCTTCAACACCTGAATAAATCCCGAGGAACCAAAAAGATGTGGCTAAACACCTATATATCGCGATCAAGCAGTTTCTCGAGCTAAATGCGTCATTTAAGAATCGGCCTAATTATATCACGGGTGAGATTTATGTTGGCAAATATGTTCCAGCAATTGGATATCATGTGTTGAAAAAAAAATGCTCACTTGTCTGTTCATAGTAAGGTGAATTTGGTAAGgcgaatgtataaaatttattaataaatataaaattcaaatgaaataataattaatctaatattctatatatattttaaaatatagtaGTTGCTGGTGGTGATGGATAACGGTAGTGCTTGAGAATGTCGACTAGaggcggtggttggtggtagGTTTGTTTGATAGTGGTGGTTCagggtagtagctagtggtgattatgattgaggatggtggtggtcagtggtgatagttaataattgAGGGTGGTGGTAGTAGTTATGATTGAGGAAGGTGGTGGTAGGTGGGTGGTAGTTTATAACGATGGGCAATATTGGTTATGGTtattgatggtgatggggtggttagttgtagtagttgaggtggatgagtgttgTTTGTGGTTGAGAATGATAGTGGTGGGAGTGGTGCGAATGGCGGGTGTTGGTAGTCGATTATGGTGGtggctatgattgaggatgatgatggtggtggtggtggcatggtggtagttgataatggtaggcagTGGTGACaattaataatgaatatggatgatagcatcttaatgaaattaagtctctgttatgGATCTTAATCATGCAGACCTATTCAAActcattaagtggttgtgaattaaaaaataataaacacacttttgattaagatctgaataattaagattcaaaatttaaaaacaaacgcacttaatatttgagatctgaatgattccattaagtgcaaacaaatgaggcctaactGATCCAGTTAGCCAAGTGGCCACTCATGCTGCAAATGCATATTACATTGGATTAATTAATGACAAGCGAAAGAGCGAATTAGAGTCACTTCAAGCAAAGGCCATTTCATTGGCACAGAATGGCAGTTGGAGTGAAGAAACAAATGCTAGAAGTAAAGTCTTGAACATATTACAAAACATGACTGGAATGGCAACTTTGTATAATATCAGAAGGCAAAAGCCATACCAAAACCAACTGGTAGTCAAGTTTTTGAACAACGTCGACATAAAAAGGCGTTAGGAGTGAACGAAACTATGATTTTCGAGGTGTGCAGTAAGGTGGTGGGGGAAGCATTACATGAAGATTTGATGAAAAGTGTGAAGTACATGGTGGAGTATCTTGTCAAGAATATCAAAGTTTTGTTGTGTGAAGGGCAGTTGGATTTGAGGCTTGAGTGACGAGAATGAAGTGGGAGGGAATTGACAAGTTCTTGGAAGAAGATAGAAAAAAATGGAGAGTAAATGGTGAGCTAGCAGGGTATGTGCAAACATGGGGGAGAGTAAGCCATGTTGTGGTATTAGGTGCTGGGCATTTGGTTCCTCATGATCAGCCATTGAATTCTCAAGCCATGATTGAAGATTGGGTTCTTGAAAAGGGTCATTTTGCTAATGATCAAATTGAGAACTTGTCTACTACTTTGGTTGAAGTGCTTTAAGATCTAACATGGTATTTCTCTATACTGTGCGAACTCTTCAAAATGTTGATGCTCGTGTGTCGGATCCAAAATATACTAGGtgacattttcggagagtccgagcaataTAGGAATTTGTTATAGTAACTTGTAAGAGATCATAGTGTGTATTGGTATATTCCTATTTCAGGGATGCAAAGCGTTAAAAACGTAATTTCATTGTGTTCTTTTGATTTCattaatcatttatcttattCTCATGATCATATCTCATTAGCTCCTTCATTTCATtttgatatttcttgaattaaCGCAATTGGGATTACAGGTTCATGTGTCTTTTGTGTTTCTTTTTCTGTATTATTTCAACTGTCCTTGTTAGTACTTCATTTTCCTTTGTTTATTCTATTGGGCCAAATTGATTAAGAGTAATTTTATTTGCCTAAATCATTTATCGAGTACAATTTTCTTTAGGAGAAGATATATTAAGGAGTAATTTGTAGTTCGGGGGACACAAAAAGAAATTCTGTTTGTactataaaattattttaatactCTGGCAAAAAATATATAGTCCATCGCCATGTTGACAATTTATCGTCATTCCAAAATTATTTGCAAAACCAATAGCAATTATGCATTTAGAAAGTAGAATATTTAATTTCTTAATAAGATCAACATTACAGCTTTTAAGAACGGTtggaaaaaaatataatgtatcCACAACCATTTAatagttttttcttttaattttctgcTCCCATTTTAATCAAAAATATCTGTTACCAATTTAACATTAACAAACTAATTCTTCAAAagttaaaagaaaagtaaaagaaaagcgaaaatgataaataaaatgTAATGGCGTTTGGAGAGAAAAATGTTGGGATGGGCTTTTATGGTTATGTCATATGTGAGTGGACTTGAGCCCATTgcatttagggtgtgtttggtatgaaatattttcccattttttactattttgttgcaaaaaatagtttgaaaaatgtttttctagatatcatattttactgaaattggaggaaaatgacttCCCTGAAAAAAGTTAGGAAAACATTTTCTAAAAACTCCACCTACTTTCACATCTAACCCCAATCCCCTCCAActtcaattttctgtttttttcgtttttctatgacatccacccccaccccccaaaacCCCACTCCTCCCCctcacacacaaaaaaaaaattatttttttatatttttaattttctgttttttcgtttttctaaaCCACCccctgtatagggtaaaatatgatatgacacgtggctgACTAAAAGGAGGACACATGTAATCCAAGATGGGATGGTTGAGGACCGAACGCAGCCACTACACTTGTCACCGGaacggataacgttcataaaagtATATTAAAAGCTTTGCGACcggtagcatttactaaggaatattccacaacattaagagcgacggtccgttacagagaatttggcatttatactCAATGTTACATCTcaatcaatgaccctcataattgccATTAAAgggggcatgatcctaggaccttttaTTCTAGGcgtaactataaatagtgagctcagttaccaCTGTAAaatgacacgaattttctggcaagaACATATATTATGTTCTATATAAAGTTTTgtacaattttactttcttgcttttaGATCTCATCATTGCTGTATTCGGGAATCATATTCACGGAATCGTCGTCTTTGTTGTTTCATCTActttctaaggctaagtattgtgtatttctttaattattatattatttcatgatcaaattagttcacttgtctagaaaccacatataaatttaactgtatcattttacgggtaaataatttGGCGTTCACCGCGGGGCCTAGACAGTCGTGCAATttaattgatccttgcctttttactaacgtgttttgactATTTTTATCTTAGAAAAAATCGCAAAAAATGGCAGACAACATGGTTAACGATGCACACAACCCTgaaattcgaggggatcaacctcatttcgaggaccaatcagtgacacccgcaatGAGGGGAACTCTCGATGATGCTGACGAGGAGTAAGTAGAGCATGCTGTGAGGATCCTGCAAGAGCAATAAGCAATCATTCTAGGTCATCTCACTCGGCAGAATCATGTTATGACGGAACTGAAGCAGGCGCTATCAGGTGCTTTGAATAACGCGAAAAGGCGCGAACCGATTCCTCCCGTTGTTCCTGCAGACCAAACAACATAGAGAATCGATAACAACACTCCCATGAGTGAAGTTGGCTTCGATATGCCTGGGGGGAGCAGATCAGGTCTTAATAACGAGAACGATTCATTCAAAGATGAGCTTTTATGGTTCATGAGGGAAGTGAACGCCTGCATGGATCAAATTCCGGGTGCACCACTAGTATTGAAAGGCCGGAACTCGAAGAAGTATGTTCAATTACCGTACAAGCCAAGTGTAGCACTAGTACTGATCCCGAAGCGTTTCAAAATGCctgaagttccaaagtatgatggaacttcagacccATAGGAACATATTACCACTTACACAATGGTGGTGAAAGGAAACGATCTAGCTCCTCGCGAAATTGAATttgtgttgctaaagaaattcaGTGAAACCCTCACGAGGGGAGCCCTAACATGGTATTCATTAttgcccgagcattccatagatttcTTTGAGATACTTGCGGATTCTTTCATTAAATCTCATGCCGGGGCTAGAAAGGTACAAGCCTGGAAGGCCGGCATATTCAGAATCACACAAGGAGAATCGTAATTGTTACGAGAGTTTGTCAACCATCCAaaaagaaagaatgttgctcccggGCGTCCCGGATGAATGGGGAGCTGAATCATTCAACAAAggattgaatccgagaagttcatACACTTCCCGGAAGCTGAAGGAGagcctgcttgagtttcaagAAACAACTTGGGCAGATATTCACAACCgatacgagtcaaagataaggatcgaagatgaccagGTCGGTTTTACATCATCAGCCAAAGGATGGgagaagaacaaagaaaaatcaaaggatgaaTACGACGCGGATAGGCGGACTACGAGGGGTCAGTTTTTGCCCTACGAGCATACCGAAGGCCGTGGCAGAAATTTTCGAGCAACAAACAAGTTCACCATTGATGGGGGGACTACCGTGGTCGAAATAATAGATCACTTCAAGATAAACAAACGTCGGGGTCTCGAGATCTTTCTTACCCccggttatcagaatataacttcaatgttaGTGTATTGGAACAGGTGTCAGCCATGAGGAATATTAAAGAAGCACAATTCCCAAGACCTATGAGATCTGATTCCAGCTAGAGGGATCCCAATTTATGGTGCAAATACCACGGGACGAACGGTCACCGGACaggggactgccgacatcttCGGGATGAGGTGGCAACGCTATTAAAGAATGGTCATCtccgagaattcttgagtgatcgaTCTAAGAACAATTACGGTCGCAACAACGCAGAATCTTTGAAAGTAGGAGAAGAAACTCTACGCCAGATGATCAACATAATCTTTGGGGGGAATGAAATTAATGGGGTCACCTTTTCGGTGGCAAAGAAGACTAAAATGTCGATAACTCACAGCAAAAAACTCTGGGAGGAtgatatcactttcacggaggaggacgCAGACGGATTACTGTTaccacacaatgatgcactggtaatctctttaaatgtgttagattttaaaattaagcatgttatagtggatccaggaagttcgacTAATATCATACAATAGAGGGTATTGGAACAAGCTAAACTCGCCAAAAGCATTATTCCGGCAACAAAACTCCTCGCAGGATTCAACCTTGCGAGTGTGACGACCCGGGGAGAGATCCTGCTGCCCACGAACGTTGAAGAAGTAATGAAAACAATTCTCTTCGAAGTAGTGaatggtgatatgggatacaacatTATCTTGGGGAGGCCATGGCTACACAAATGAAAGCCATACCTTCGACGTATCACTACTGAAGTTTAGAATGCCGAaaggaatcaagcagataagaggtgACCAACCGGCAACATGGAAGATGAAAGCAATCTtagtttccagtagcaaagggaaggagcgcACGGCAAAGCAATTACAGGAACTGATGCCTACTCCCGAGTTAGAAGAGGTTATCCCAGAGACAAAATCGTCAGAACAAtatcaggtgccgagatatttccaagtACCGGAAGAAACGGACGTAACGAAATCCACGACAGAGGAACTAGAACAAGTATCATTATTTGAAGAATTCTTAGAAAGAAATTTTCGCTTGGGAATAGGACTGCACCCCGAGCTCAAGTCTgtttttattgaattccttaaaattaacgttgattattttgcatggttgcacgaggatatgacaggtatcccgatgGAAATAGCCATAcacaagctgagtttggatcccaacGTACCACCGATACGATAGAAGAAGCACCCTATTATCAaggccaggaataaattcgtcaaataAGAGGTAACTCGTTTTCTTAAAATTGGTTTGGTtagagaggtaagatatccagactggctagccaatgtaatattagttcctaagaagaacaataaatttccgatgtgtgtagactatacagatcttaataaggcatgcccgaaagattcgtttccactgccaaatatcgatcaaatgatcgatgccacgtccgggcacgagttaatgagtttccttgatgcttattcctggtacaaccaaattaatatGAACACGAGAGATCAGGACAAGACTTCGTTTATAATAAATTTCGGTaaatattgttacaatgtaatgcctttcGGATTGAAAAAcgtcggagccacttatcaacggctcgtaaataaaatatttgaaaagcaaataggaaaaacCATGAAAGTTTATATAAACGATATGCTCATTAaatctttgaatgcaggtgaccaccttaagcatttgcaagaatTATTCGATatcctgaggaagcataacatgaaactcaaccccgaAAAGTGCGCATTCAGGGTCAACTCCGATAAGTTCCTAGGGtttctggtctcacaaaggggaattgaggtaaaccccaacaaaatcaaggccatataCGATATCCATGATCAATTATCAaacgtgaaggaagtccaaagACTCACAAGAAGGTTAGCAGCCTTGAGCAAGTTCATTTCCCTGTCATCGGAAAAGTGTCATCGCTTCTTTACAttgctaaaaaagaagaacaatttcgaatGGACGTCGGAGTGCCAGTCGGTTTTGAGGGAcctgaagaagtacttatcaagccctCCATTGCTCTTGAAACCAAAAGAAGGCAAAACATTGTTGATCTACCTCGCGGCTTCAGAAGTTGCGGGAAGTGCGGTTTTAGTCCGAGAGGACGAATGTATGcagtttcctatttactatgttagcaaaattttaacgggagcaaaAATCGCTACCCATATTTGGAAAAACTGGcattagctctcgtagtcgccgctcgaaagTTGAGGCCTTATTTCCAATGCCACCCAATATCTATGGTGACTACTTTTCCTTTGCAGAACATCTTTTATAAACTCGAACTCTtgggcagattggccaaatgggatgtcgaaatgagtgaattcgacatagaatataaaccgaggattgcaattaagtcacaagtcttggctgacttggTGGCCAATTTTAGTCCAGGACTGCTACCTTTGGCAACCAAGGAGGCAGTCATGGTGTCGGAATCGACATtaggggtttggaccttatttacggatggagCCTCGAAtataaaagggtccgggctctgAATAGTTTTAATTATGCCTTCGGGGAAAACCTTAAGGCAACCTATCAGAACAATTCCTTTAACTAACGAtgaagcagaatatgaagctttgattgcagggctcgaattggaCCGGGGATTTGATTCTGAGGTTATCAAAATCAAATATGACTCgcaactggtggtaaatcaggtttacgggatctttgataccaaagaagaacgtaTGCAGCAATACGTGATAAAGGTCCAGGCTCTTTTGGGACAATTCCGTGAGTGGTCAATCACTCATATCTCGATAGAGGATAACGCAGAAGCGGGTGCATTAGCAAACTTAGgttcaacaataaaaataaaggaTCAGAGTCTGGAATGGTGGTACAACTAATGAGTTCAGTCCTTGATACAAATGGTTACTATGAAGTGAATTCGGCTagtctggtctgggactggaCAAACGAAATAATCAACTACCTCGAGCATGGAAAGTTGCCCGACGATCCCAAAGCATCACGAGCGTTAAAGCTGCACGTTATAGCTTTAGGgaaggccaattgtatagaaaatctttccaaggcccgctggcccgatgtttaggagcatcagaagctgactatgtcatgagagaaatcCACGAAGGGATATACGGCAATCACTCAGGCGCAGAGTCTTTGGTGCTGAAATTGATAcgagcaggatattactggccccgCATGGAATAAGACGCCAAAGATTTCGTACGAAAATATAataagtgccaacgctacgcATCACTTGTACATCGATCGgtagaacccttacattcggttctgtccccatggccattcatgaaatgggggatggacatcgtcgtaCTGCTGCCATCGCCTCCCGGAaagtaaggtttcttttaattttgactgattatttttctaaatgggtggaagcaggttcttatcagaagatcggagaatacgaagtggtcgatttcctgtgggaaaatataatttgcaggatcggaataccaaaagagatagcatgcaataatgggccacagtttatcggtgcaaaagttacaaagttcctcgaagactTGAAAATAAAGAGAATCATATCTTCGCCTTATCATCGGAGCGCAAAAGGTCAAGTGGAGTCAAAAAACAAAGTaatcattcaaaacctcaagaaaatgctagaagcagcaaaaggcaaatggcccgaagagttgcccggagttctatgggcctaccgaacaatggCCAAATCAAGTACAGGAGAAACTCATTTTTTTCCTCGTATACGGTGTTGAAGCATTAATCCCTATTGAAGTGGGCgaacccactttgagatattcTCAGAAAAATGGAGAATCGAATAACGAAGCAATGCTAGTCAACTTGGAACTTCGAGGATACAAGACTTTCAGTATTCCAATTTgcatttttcgcattcaaacactggggggtatgatatgaggatacggaaACAATGGCTGCTACGTCAACCAGGAATGAAAATCTGGAAACAAAATGCATCATCGGGACTGGGGACTGTGCAGCCAACCCCGT from Nicotiana tabacum cultivar K326 chromosome 24, ASM71507v2, whole genome shotgun sequence includes:
- the LOC142178600 gene encoding uncharacterized protein LOC142178600, with product MTTTSSSCTTPAPAMAPTEKPEKFFGVDFKRWQQKMFFYMTTPSLQRFINDDVPVLGEETPENDCLEDGLYNVYSIMKTSRELWNALEKKYNTEDAGLKKFVAAKFLDFKMVDGKSVITQVQELQEMTLEDLIVRLQLEEDNKAAEKKSRGNSIIMGANIVEEASTSKKRKKSSGPKNYPSKKKFKGNCHNCGMVGHKAAECRAPKKDKKKIQANMIEKNDKIDDLCATLSECNLVRNPRERWIDSGATRHVCANKELFTSYAPAGPNGTVFMANFATTKIEGTGKITLKMTSGKIVTLNDVLHVLEMRKNLVSTSLLVKNGFKCVFV